The following proteins are co-located in the Rippkaea orientalis PCC 8801 genome:
- a CDS encoding nickel-dependent hydrogenase large subunit, with product MAIQTLEISPVGRVEGDLDVRVDIEDGQVVNAWTKAELFRGFEVILKGKDPQAGLIVTPRICGICGASHLTCASWALDIAWGTEVPRNAILARNLGQLVETIQSHPRHFYALYAIDLTNKKYKNSPFYEEACKRFSAFTGTSYELAITTSAKPVELYALFGGQWPHSSYMVPGGVMCAPTLTDVTRGWGIMEYFRTNWLEPVWLGCSLERYEEIQTYEDFLTWLDESPNHYNSDLGFYWRMGLDIGLDKYGQGPGKFLTWGYLPHEDKYQKPTLESRNAAVIMKGGVYDSFTDTHQMVDHTFARENTSHAWYEEGNADVHPFDRTTKPKDINTGDYEGKYSWSTAVSHKDLGRMEVGSLARQLVAGGRHGESWQHYDGLVLDMFKKMGGPSIHLREFARMHESVKLYREVERCLREFKLNDPWYIKPTEKDGRGWGGTEASRGALCHWVEIQGGKIKNYQVIAPTTWNVGPRDGKDVRGPIEEALVGIPIEDPTNPVEVGHVARSFDSCLVCTVHAHDAKTGKELARFRTA from the coding sequence ATGGCTATACAAACCTTAGAAATATCTCCCGTTGGAAGAGTAGAAGGCGATTTAGATGTGCGGGTCGATATTGAAGATGGACAGGTGGTTAATGCCTGGACAAAAGCCGAATTATTTCGCGGATTTGAGGTAATTTTAAAAGGAAAAGATCCCCAAGCAGGATTGATTGTTACGCCTCGTATTTGTGGAATTTGTGGGGCATCTCACCTCACTTGTGCGTCTTGGGCATTAGATATTGCTTGGGGTACGGAAGTCCCTCGTAACGCTATTTTAGCCAGAAATTTAGGGCAATTAGTCGAAACTATTCAAAGCCATCCCCGTCATTTTTATGCCCTTTATGCCATTGATTTAACCAACAAAAAATACAAAAATAGTCCTTTCTATGAAGAAGCGTGTAAACGGTTTAGTGCCTTTACTGGAACTTCCTATGAATTAGCCATTACGACCTCTGCAAAACCCGTTGAATTATATGCGTTATTTGGGGGACAATGGCCCCACTCAAGTTATATGGTTCCTGGGGGAGTTATGTGTGCCCCGACCCTAACGGATGTGACTCGCGGTTGGGGAATTATGGAATATTTCCGCACTAATTGGTTAGAGCCCGTTTGGTTGGGTTGTTCCCTAGAACGTTACGAAGAAATTCAAACCTATGAGGACTTTTTGACCTGGTTAGACGAAAGTCCTAATCATTATAATTCTGACTTGGGTTTCTATTGGCGAATGGGGTTAGATATTGGCTTAGATAAATACGGTCAAGGACCTGGAAAATTTCTAACTTGGGGTTATCTTCCCCATGAAGATAAATATCAAAAACCTACCCTAGAAAGTCGTAATGCTGCGGTGATTATGAAAGGGGGTGTTTATGATAGCTTTACTGATACCCATCAGATGGTTGATCATACCTTTGCGCGGGAAAATACGAGCCATGCGTGGTATGAAGAAGGAAACGCCGATGTTCATCCTTTTGATCGTACCACCAAACCCAAAGATATCAATACAGGCGATTATGAGGGTAAATATTCCTGGTCTACCGCAGTGAGTCATAAGGACTTAGGACGGATGGAAGTCGGGTCTTTAGCGCGTCAATTAGTGGCCGGAGGTCGTCACGGGGAAAGTTGGCAGCATTATGATGGATTAGTCCTCGATATGTTCAAAAAAATGGGGGGTCCTAGCATCCATCTACGGGAATTTGCACGGATGCACGAATCCGTTAAACTGTATCGGGAAGTAGAACGCTGTTTGCGGGAATTTAAGCTGAATGACCCCTGGTACATTAAACCGACAGAAAAAGATGGCCGGGGTTGGGGAGGAACGGAAGCGAGTCGCGGTGCCCTTTGCCATTGGGTCGAAATCCAAGGGGGTAAAATTAAGAACTATCAGGTAATTGCCCCGACGACTTGGAATGTCGGTCCGAGGGATGGTAAAGATGTCCGCGGCCCCATCGAAGAAGCGTTAGTGGGTATTCCTATTGAAGACCCTACTAACCCCGTAGAAGTGGGTCACGTTGCGCGTTCTTTTGATTCTTGTTTAGTCTGTACGGTACACGCCCATGATGCCAAAACAGGTAAAGAATTAGCAAGGTTTAGAACGGCCTAA
- a CDS encoding heavy-metal-associated domain-containing protein, translating to MAITLKVPSIACDGCANTITKAIQSEKPEATVSVDVASKVVTIETEVSEEMIRKIIEDVGHTVEE from the coding sequence ATGGCTATTACCTTAAAAGTTCCTAGTATCGCTTGTGATGGTTGCGCTAATACGATTACTAAAGCTATTCAAAGCGAAAAACCAGAAGCAACAGTATCGGTAGATGTTGCCTCAAAAGTTGTCACTATTGAGACAGAAGTTTCGGAAGAAATGATTAGAAAAATTATAGAAGATGTTGGCCATACTGTTGAAGAATAA
- a CDS encoding YqaE/Pmp3 family membrane protein, whose product MSDLIRIVCAIFLPPLGVFLQVGFGKDFWINLLLTIFGFYILGIVHAVWIIAKK is encoded by the coding sequence ATGAGTGATTTAATCCGTATTGTTTGTGCGATTTTCTTACCTCCTCTGGGGGTTTTTCTCCAAGTCGGTTTTGGAAAAGATTTTTGGATTAATTTGTTGTTAACAATCTTTGGCTTTTATATTCTGGGGATTGTTCACGCTGTTTGGATTATTGCCAAAAAGTAA
- the psbA gene encoding photosystem II q(b) protein has translation MTTTIQTRENLSLWERFCQWVTSTNNRLYVGWFGVILIPTILTATICFIIAFIAAPPVDIDGIREPVAGSLLYGNNIISGAVVPSSNAIGLHFYPIWEAASLDEWLYNGGPYQLVVFHFLIGIFCWMGRQWELSYRLGMRPWICVAYSAPVSAATAVFLIYPIGQGSFSDGMPLGISGTFNFMFVFQAEHNILMHPFHMLGVAGVFGGSLFSAMHGSLVTSSLVRETTETESQNYGYKFGQEEETYNIVAAHGYFGRLIFQYASFNNSRSLHFFLGAWPVIGIWFTAMGVSTMAFNLNGFNFNQSVLDSQGRVIATWADVLNRAGIGMEVMHERNAHNFPLDLASGEQTLLAIK, from the coding sequence ATGACAACCACCATACAAACCCGAGAAAATCTTTCTCTGTGGGAACGGTTTTGTCAGTGGGTAACTAGCACCAATAACCGCCTCTATGTGGGTTGGTTTGGTGTTATCCTCATCCCCACCATTTTAACCGCCACCATTTGCTTCATTATTGCTTTCATTGCGGCTCCTCCCGTCGATATTGACGGTATTCGTGAACCCGTAGCAGGTTCCCTCCTTTATGGTAATAATATTATCTCTGGAGCCGTTGTTCCTTCTTCTAACGCCATTGGATTGCACTTTTACCCCATTTGGGAAGCAGCTTCCCTCGATGAGTGGCTGTATAACGGAGGCCCCTATCAATTAGTCGTTTTCCACTTCCTGATTGGTATTTTCTGCTGGATGGGACGGCAATGGGAACTCTCCTACCGTTTAGGGATGCGTCCTTGGATTTGCGTCGCCTATAGTGCGCCTGTATCGGCAGCAACGGCCGTTTTCCTCATCTATCCTATCGGTCAAGGGTCTTTCTCTGATGGAATGCCGTTAGGAATTAGTGGAACCTTTAACTTCATGTTCGTTTTCCAAGCAGAACACAACATCTTAATGCACCCCTTCCATATGTTGGGAGTTGCGGGTGTCTTCGGGGGTTCCTTGTTCTCGGCGATGCACGGAAGTTTAGTGACCTCTAGCTTAGTACGCGAGACAACCGAAACCGAGTCTCAAAACTATGGTTATAAATTCGGTCAAGAAGAAGAAACCTATAATATTGTGGCTGCTCACGGTTACTTCGGTCGCTTAATTTTCCAATATGCGTCCTTTAACAATAGCCGTAGTTTACACTTCTTCTTGGGTGCTTGGCCGGTTATTGGTATTTGGTTTACCGCAATGGGGGTCAGTACCATGGCCTTTAACCTCAATGGGTTTAATTTTAACCAATCGGTTTTAGATTCCCAAGGCCGGGTGATTGCTACCTGGGCTGATGTACTCAACCGCGCAGGAATTGGCATGGAAGTGATGCACGAACGCAATGCTCACAATTTCCCCTTAGACTTAGCGAGTGGAGAACAAACCCTATTAGCCATTAAATAG
- a CDS encoding V-type ATP synthase subunit A yields MTETFNPARVVAVQEDLVTIKMADTNPKPIIKNEVIYICPQRKSNGRQEKLKAEILRVRGQEADAQVYESTRGIGIGDIVEQTGELLSVTLGPGLLTQVYDGLQNPLAEVAADYGTFLPRGVYVSPLNTQKKWSFVPTAKIGDRLKAGDVIGTVAEGRFTHKIMIPFDEPTEVTIDWIQQGNVTIDTPIARIKDKNGQERSITLTQSWPVRRPLPQELLTKRYSERLYPQEPMITTQRIIDTFLPIARGGTGCIPGPFGAGKTVLQSMISRFSAVDIVIVVACGERAGEVVETITEFPKMKDPKTGGSLMDRTIIICNTSSMPVAAREASIYTGITLGEYYRQMGYDVLLIADSTSRWAQAMRETSGRLEEIPGEEAFPAYLDSSIKAVYERAGMIRTNDGSIGSLTMIGTVSPAGGNFEEPVTQSTLSTVKAFLGLSAERAYKRFYPAVDILISWSRYLQQLAPWFEKNVSPGWVKRVEEMIDLLKEGHRIDQMMQVTGEEGVTLEDFITSQKALFIDMVYLQQDAFDEVDASAPLQRQKETFTLVYNIVKREYKFPDKSAVRDYFTRLTNLFKNLNYAHPDSNERANYFKQINEFVESMTNLERG; encoded by the coding sequence ATGACAGAAACCTTTAATCCTGCTAGAGTGGTCGCCGTTCAAGAAGACCTAGTTACGATAAAAATGGCAGACACTAACCCAAAACCGATTATTAAAAACGAAGTTATTTATATCTGTCCCCAACGCAAAAGTAACGGTCGTCAAGAGAAACTCAAAGCGGAAATATTGCGGGTACGGGGACAAGAAGCGGACGCCCAAGTATATGAAAGTACGCGAGGGATCGGAATTGGGGATATAGTAGAACAAACGGGAGAATTACTCTCCGTTACCCTCGGTCCAGGTTTACTGACTCAAGTGTACGATGGACTCCAAAACCCCCTAGCCGAAGTCGCCGCAGATTATGGGACATTTTTACCCCGTGGGGTCTATGTTTCCCCGTTAAATACTCAGAAAAAATGGTCTTTTGTGCCCACCGCTAAAATTGGCGATCGCCTCAAAGCTGGAGATGTTATTGGAACCGTTGCAGAAGGACGTTTTACCCATAAAATCATGATTCCTTTCGATGAACCCACAGAAGTGACCATCGATTGGATTCAACAGGGTAATGTTACCATAGATACTCCCATTGCACGAATTAAGGACAAAAATGGCCAAGAACGGAGTATAACCTTAACGCAATCATGGCCGGTTCGTCGTCCCTTACCCCAAGAATTACTCACTAAACGCTACTCAGAACGCTTATACCCCCAAGAACCGATGATCACCACCCAGAGGATCATTGATACGTTTTTACCCATAGCGCGGGGGGGAACGGGGTGCATTCCTGGTCCGTTTGGTGCGGGAAAAACCGTCCTACAAAGCATGATTTCTCGATTTTCGGCAGTAGATATCGTTATTGTCGTTGCTTGTGGGGAACGCGCGGGAGAAGTGGTGGAAACCATCACCGAATTTCCTAAGATGAAAGACCCCAAAACGGGGGGATCATTAATGGATCGGACGATTATTATCTGTAATACCTCTTCTATGCCTGTAGCAGCCCGTGAAGCGTCGATTTACACGGGGATTACCCTCGGAGAATATTACCGTCAAATGGGCTATGATGTGCTATTGATTGCCGATTCTACCTCTCGATGGGCTCAGGCGATGCGAGAAACGTCGGGACGACTCGAAGAAATTCCAGGGGAAGAGGCGTTTCCGGCCTACCTAGACTCGTCTATTAAAGCGGTTTATGAACGGGCGGGCATGATTCGGACGAATGATGGCAGTATTGGCAGTTTAACGATGATTGGGACGGTTTCTCCGGCGGGAGGAAACTTTGAAGAACCCGTTACCCAATCTACCTTAAGTACGGTTAAAGCTTTCCTAGGATTAAGTGCAGAACGCGCGTATAAGCGATTTTATCCGGCTGTTGATATTTTAATCTCTTGGTCACGTTATTTACAACAATTAGCCCCCTGGTTCGAGAAAAATGTTAGCCCCGGTTGGGTTAAACGGGTTGAAGAAATGATTGACTTATTAAAAGAGGGTCATCGTATCGATCAAATGATGCAAGTCACAGGAGAAGAAGGGGTAACATTGGAGGATTTTATTACTTCTCAAAAAGCCTTATTTATCGATATGGTGTATCTGCAACAAGATGCTTTTGATGAAGTCGATGCCAGTGCTCCTTTACAACGCCAAAAAGAAACGTTTACGCTTGTTTATAATATTGTTAAACGAGAGTATAAATTTCCTGATAAATCAGCCGTTCGTGATTATTTTACTCGTCTGACTAATCTGTTTAAAAACCTCAATTATGCTCACCCAGATTCTAATGAACGGGCTAATTATTTCAAGCAAATTAACGAATTTGTTGAGTCAATGACTAATTTAGAGAGAGGCTAG
- a CDS encoding GNAT family N-acetyltransferase — translation MRSCQMSDLDAVHQLWNEADVRRFLFDDRKISVEEAKSFIETSLVSFASHGYGIWLFFEHQSDQIAGFSGLLHSLQGSPSLIFGTRPQLWGRGYAKEATLSILRYTFDVLELERVEADVDEPNKASIRVLEALGMSRTRRAIVNERPLLYYEIQNWGKEESAKLQLE, via the coding sequence TTGCGCTCCTGTCAGATGAGCGATCTAGATGCTGTACATCAGTTGTGGAATGAGGCTGATGTCCGGCGGTTTCTCTTCGATGACCGAAAGATCTCTGTCGAGGAGGCAAAATCGTTTATCGAAACAAGTTTGGTGAGCTTTGCTAGTCATGGCTATGGAATTTGGCTCTTTTTTGAGCATCAAAGCGATCAGATAGCAGGGTTTTCAGGTCTGCTGCATTCACTACAAGGTTCACCGAGTCTAATTTTTGGCACACGACCTCAACTCTGGGGACGGGGGTATGCCAAGGAAGCTACACTTTCTATACTTCGCTACACATTTGATGTGCTTGAATTAGAGAGAGTAGAGGCGGATGTTGATGAGCCTAACAAAGCTTCGATTCGAGTGCTTGAAGCGTTGGGAATGTCTCGAACTCGGAGGGCGATCGTCAATGAGCGTCCGTTGCTTTACTATGAAATTCAGAATTGGGGTAAAGAAGAAAGTGCGAAGTTACAGTTAGAATAG
- a CDS encoding RNA-guided endonuclease InsQ/TnpB family protein: MYRSVKVRIYPTSEQSQKLSQVMGSARWWWNYALNLCNQTYKETGKGLTQIALNKVLPKLKKEEETAWLKDCYSQVLQSTTLNLTKAFKNFFDKRAKYPRFKSYHGKQSCQYPQNCQVVEKGIKIPQVGVIKASIHRLFDGQLKTVTITKTPTGKYYASLLFDTEQEIPGLVVTGKTIGIDLGLTDFCITHDGQKTSKFANPRHIKKHEKNLARKQTKLARKKKGSKSREKARKLVARVHERISNARQDFLHKLSRKIVNDNQVVVVENLNVKGMVRNHNLAKAISDVGWGIFVNFLDYKLQQKGGFLVEIDRWFPSSKTCSNCLHQMSEMPLDVRQWTCPSCGTHHDRDENAAKNIRAEGIRQLSVLGTRTAAEGGEVRPKGGRKSVLRHSPVSSEPPTIPIG; the protein is encoded by the coding sequence TTGTACAGAAGCGTAAAGGTTAGAATCTACCCAACATCTGAGCAGTCCCAAAAACTAAGTCAAGTTATGGGGTCAGCAAGATGGTGGTGGAATTATGCCTTGAATCTGTGCAATCAAACTTATAAGGAAACGGGTAAAGGATTGACACAAATAGCTCTTAACAAGGTTTTGCCTAAGCTTAAAAAAGAAGAAGAAACTGCATGGCTAAAAGACTGTTATTCTCAGGTCTTACAGTCAACAACTCTTAACTTGACTAAAGCTTTCAAAAACTTTTTTGACAAAAGAGCGAAATATCCCAGATTCAAGTCCTATCATGGCAAACAATCCTGTCAATATCCTCAAAACTGTCAAGTTGTTGAAAAGGGAATAAAGATCCCCCAAGTTGGGGTTATAAAAGCTTCAATTCATCGACTTTTTGATGGACAACTCAAAACCGTTACTATTACAAAAACACCAACCGGAAAATATTATGCTTCATTGTTGTTTGACACTGAACAAGAGATTCCTGGTTTGGTAGTAACAGGTAAAACAATTGGGATTGACTTAGGACTTACAGACTTTTGTATTACCCATGATGGGCAAAAAACGTCTAAATTTGCCAATCCTAGACACATCAAAAAACATGAGAAGAATTTAGCCAGAAAACAAACTAAATTAGCTCGTAAAAAGAAAGGGAGTAAATCTAGAGAAAAAGCACGAAAGCTTGTAGCTAGAGTTCACGAACGTATTAGTAATGCCCGTCAAGATTTTCTACATAAATTATCAAGAAAAATTGTCAATGATAATCAAGTAGTCGTCGTTGAGAATTTAAACGTCAAGGGTATGGTTCGTAATCACAACTTAGCTAAAGCTATTTCTGATGTCGGATGGGGAATATTTGTCAATTTTCTTGACTATAAACTACAACAAAAAGGCGGTTTTTTGGTAGAAATTGATAGATGGTTCCCGTCTTCTAAAACTTGCTCTAATTGTCTACATCAAATGTCAGAAATGCCATTAGATGTAAGACAATGGACTTGTCCGAGTTGTGGGACACACCACGATAGAGATGAAAATGCAGCCAAAAACATTAGAGCAGAAGGCATCAGGCAATTATCGGTCTTGGGAACCAGGACTGCTGCTGAAGGAGGAGAAGTAAGACCAAAAGGTGGACGTAAGTCTGTCTTGAGGCATTCTCCTGTGAGTTCAGAACCCCCAACTATACCGATAGGTTAG
- a CDS encoding DUF2764 family protein: MTKYVILMASLPPLGQLFGSKQTPISRLKLEQRLKLLDTKDTELLHRISRLISWSQQPINETDAQFVTEANQFFAEGHHTTLQEIIRFRLDLRTIIAALRRRHRGESEPPIGQLWGVGNWVDHIERYWNEPGFRLEMIFPWVIQAYQLLNNDDLVGLERLQFELNWKMLDRLSLGHYFDFEAVIIYLMRWSLVDRWTRYDGEIAVKRFQELVDEGIEKFTDVFA, encoded by the coding sequence ATGACGAAATATGTCATTCTTATGGCGAGTTTACCTCCGTTGGGTCAGCTATTTGGCTCAAAACAGACCCCTATCTCTCGTCTGAAGCTAGAACAGCGACTAAAACTTTTAGATACAAAAGATACTGAATTACTCCATCGTATCTCCCGTTTGATTTCTTGGTCTCAACAGCCAATCAATGAAACAGATGCCCAATTTGTCACCGAAGCTAATCAATTTTTCGCGGAAGGTCATCATACTACCCTACAAGAAATTATTCGCTTTCGTTTGGATTTACGGACGATTATCGCTGCTTTGCGTCGTCGTCATCGAGGGGAAAGTGAACCTCCCATCGGTCAACTTTGGGGGGTAGGCAATTGGGTTGATCATATCGAACGGTATTGGAATGAACCAGGGTTTCGTCTAGAGATGATCTTTCCTTGGGTAATACAGGCTTATCAACTCCTTAATAATGACGATTTAGTGGGTTTAGAAAGGCTACAATTTGAACTAAACTGGAAAATGCTTGATCGCCTCAGTCTTGGACATTATTTTGATTTTGAAGCAGTTATTATTTACTTGATGCGTTGGAGTTTAGTGGATCGCTGGACTCGTTATGATGGGGAAATTGCGGTTAAGCGGTTTCAAGAATTGGTAGACGAAGGAATTGAAAAGTTTACGGATGTTTTTGCTTGA
- a CDS encoding ATP synthase subunit E — protein MVKNRHLHRDTAVEVASGIDTLIEKLREEGVNQGRTEAEKIVREAEKQADLTIKQAQHQAEQILSQAREEAENLKRASHQALEVAFRDTLLDLKSELTQRFTGEVRRLVEVETQELEILEKMILEVVGRVKPEADQGQQVEVILPTQVIGLEEISHNPEELKQGILTHFIRLINQGLLREGVSFGMAKDNKGGLRMRLVDQEVILDLSDAAIANVILEHLQPRFRALLEGIVRS, from the coding sequence ATGGTTAAAAATAGACATTTACATCGAGATACGGCTGTAGAAGTGGCTTCAGGAATTGATACCCTCATTGAGAAACTCCGAGAGGAAGGGGTCAATCAAGGACGAACAGAAGCAGAGAAAATCGTCAGAGAAGCTGAAAAACAAGCTGATTTAACGATTAAACAAGCTCAACACCAGGCTGAACAAATCTTATCCCAAGCAAGAGAGGAAGCCGAAAACCTCAAACGGGCATCCCATCAAGCCTTAGAAGTCGCTTTCCGCGATACCCTTTTAGACCTCAAAAGTGAATTAACCCAACGCTTTACGGGAGAAGTCAGACGGTTAGTGGAAGTGGAAACCCAAGAATTGGAAATCCTCGAAAAGATGATCCTAGAAGTCGTCGGTCGCGTCAAACCAGAAGCAGACCAAGGGCAGCAAGTTGAAGTCATCCTACCAACTCAGGTCATCGGACTTGAAGAAATTAGCCATAATCCTGAAGAATTAAAGCAAGGTATCCTGACCCATTTTATCCGCTTGATTAATCAAGGTTTATTACGAGAAGGGGTCAGTTTTGGCATGGCTAAGGACAATAAAGGGGGTTTACGAATGCGGTTAGTTGATCAAGAAGTCATCCTAGATCTCAGTGATGCTGCTATTGCCAATGTGATCCTAGAACATCTTCAACCCCGTTTTCGCGCCCTACTCGAAGGAATTGTCAGATCATGA
- a CDS encoding ATP synthase subunit C — MKDYYLNILGWFGIYAPVALSAIGASIGCTLAGQAAIGAMMEINGGYGRYVGLAALPSSMSIYGIVIMFILNRPVTGENAGGLFSIGVGSGITLLLTAIYQGICCASAIAASKSKPEIFGLSLAPAAIVEGFAVFAFVFALVAAGGLSK; from the coding sequence GTGAAAGATTACTATTTAAACATCTTAGGATGGTTTGGGATCTATGCTCCCGTTGCCTTAAGTGCGATCGGGGCTTCCATTGGCTGTACCCTTGCTGGACAAGCGGCGATCGGCGCGATGATGGAAATTAACGGCGGTTATGGTCGTTATGTCGGATTAGCGGCTTTACCGTCTTCTATGTCTATTTATGGCATTGTTATCATGTTTATCCTAAATCGCCCCGTAACAGGGGAAAATGCTGGGGGATTATTTAGTATTGGGGTGGGATCAGGCATAACCTTGCTATTAACAGCCATCTATCAAGGAATTTGTTGTGCTTCAGCGATCGCTGCCTCGAAATCTAAACCGGAAATTTTTGGGTTATCCCTAGCCCCTGCTGCTATTGTTGAAGGGTTTGCCGTGTTTGCTTTTGTATTCGCGTTAGTGGCTGCGGGGGGACTCAGTAAATGA